The following are encoded together in the Astyanax mexicanus isolate ESR-SI-001 chromosome 8, AstMex3_surface, whole genome shotgun sequence genome:
- the zgc:136930 gene encoding thread biopolymer filament subunit gamma isoform X2 — MSMSMSLSSSRLSGYSGGGFSRGAGGAGARLGLGLGGGAGAGLGLGLGLGGGAGAGFGYGLGGGAGAGAGFGYGSGGGAGAGFGFGAGGAGGALVASPAFAMGRTIAAGGLSAGSALAAGPALGVSVAPILSREAEKSTLSNLNDRFSTYMAKVRALQQENAALEAKLSQLTGGADMSPEASSTTTVEYEAQLSEYRSTLQTLTLDTIKLEIELDNVRGAAHEVKAKLDFEQGVKFQLESDIASMKKDIEAASDLRIDLDAKYASLKSELDFVTKTQEEELSSLQSKLGTSTMDTSVSMIEVDTGKSFDISAALNKMRMEYEKSVQQNREEAEAYYKIKMDEIQTANAKSTEAVSVVKTEVTSARKELQALGIELQGLITQNVTLEQSLAEASAQSSVGVAEYQAQIASLTSAIEAAKVDLQKQMLAYQELLDVKLALDVEISTYRKLLEGDDFKMPDYTETSYTFSAGGKIQVKEIITEHTETSVISDDGESS, encoded by the exons ATGTCCATGTCTATGTCCTTGTCCTCCTCCAGGCTCTCCGGCTACTCGGGCGGCGGCTTCTCCCGGGGTGCCGGTGGTGCTGGAGCCAGGCTAGGTCTGGGGCTTGGTGGAGGTGCTGGAGCAGGTCTGGGGCTTGGCCTAGGCTTGGGTGGAGGTGCTGGTGCTGGTTTTGGCTATGGCTTGGGTGGTGGTGCAGGTGCTGGTGCTGGTTTTGGCTATGGTTCGGGTGGTGGTGCTGGAGCAGGATTTGGCTTTGGAGCCGGCGGAGCTGGAGGAGCGCTAGTCGCTAGTCCGGCCTTCGCCATGGGCCGCACCATCGCCGCAGGAGGGCTGAGTGCAGGCTCTGCTTTGGCAGCTGGCCCTGCTCTGGGTGTCTCCGTGGCTCCCATCCTGTCCCGAGAGGCCGAGAAGAGCACGCTGTCCAATCTGAACGACCGCTTCTCCACCTACATGGCCAAAGTGCGAGCACTGCAGCAGGAGAACGCTGCTCTGGAGGCCAAGTTGTCCCAGCTGACCGGAGGTGCCGACATGTCTCCCGAGGCATCCAGCACCACCACGGTGGAGTACGAGGCCCAGCTGAGCGAGTACCGCAGCACCCTGCAGACCCTCACCCTCGACACCATCAAACTGGAGATCGAGCTTGACAACGTCCGTGGTGCTGCTCACGAGGTCAAGGCCAA GCTTGACTTTGAGCAAGGGGTCAAGTTTCAGCTGGAGTCGGACATTGCTTCTATGAAAAAG GATATTGAAGCAGCATCTGACCTAAGAATCGATCTGGACGCAAAATACGCCAGCCTGAAGAGTGAACTGGACTTTGTCACCAAAACGCAGGAAGAG GAGCTGTCCAGTCTGCAGTCCAAACTAGGCACGAGCACTATGGACACGTCCGTCTCCATGATTGAAGTCGACACTGGGAAGTCGTTCGACATCTCTGCAGCTCTCAACAAGATGCGTATGGAGTACGAGAAGTCTGTGCAGCAGAATCGAGAGGAGGCTGAGGCGTACTACAAGATCAAG ATGGATGAAATCCAGACGGCTAACGCTAAGAGCACAGAGGCCGTGTCAGTTGTCAAAACTGAGGTCACCTCTGCCAGGAAAGAGCTGCAGGCGCTGGGCATAGAGCTCCAGGGGCTTATCACGCAA AATGTGACCCTGGAGCAAAGCCTGGCTGAGGCCAGTGCCCAGTCCAGCGTGGGGGTGGCTGAGTACCAGGCCCAGATAGCTAGCCTAACGTCAGCCATCGAGGCGGCTAAAGTGGACCTTCAGAAACAGATGCTGGCCTACCAGGAGCTGCTGGATGTCAAACTGGCCCTCGACGTGGAAATCTCCACCTACAGGAAACTGCTGGAGGGAGATGACTTCAa GATGCCAGACTACACCGAAACATCCTACACTTTCTCAG CTGGTGGAAAAATACAAGTTAAGGAGATCATCACAG AGCACACAGAGACGTCAGTCATCAGCGATGATGGAGAGTCCTCCTGA
- the zgc:136930 gene encoding thread biopolymer filament subunit gamma isoform X1 — MSMSMSLSSSRLSGYSGGGFSRGAGGAGARLGLGLGGGAGAGLGLGLGLGGGAGAGFGYGLGGGAGAGAGFGYGSGGGAGAGFGFGAGGAGGALVASPAFAMGRTIAAGGLSAGSALAAGPALGVSVAPILSREAEKSTLSNLNDRFSTYMAKVRALQQENAALEAKLSQLTGGADMSPEASSTTTVEYEAQLSEYRSTLQTLTLDTIKLEIELDNVRGAAHEVKAKLDFEQGVKFQLESDIASMKKDIEAASDLRIDLDAKYASLKSELDFVTKTQEEELSSLQSKLGTSTMDTSVSMIEVDTGKSFDISAALNKMRMEYEKSVQQNREEAEAYYKIKMDEIQTANAKSTEAVSVVKTEVTSARKELQALGIELQGLITQNVTLEQSLAEASAQSSVGVAEYQAQIASLTSAIEAAKVDLQKQMLAYQELLDVKLALDVEISTYRKLLEGDDFKMPDYTETSYTFSGGNPPQTSTPQDSPHGQVEIHTKYVHTGKSTSITQPDTESGL; from the exons ATGTCCATGTCTATGTCCTTGTCCTCCTCCAGGCTCTCCGGCTACTCGGGCGGCGGCTTCTCCCGGGGTGCCGGTGGTGCTGGAGCCAGGCTAGGTCTGGGGCTTGGTGGAGGTGCTGGAGCAGGTCTGGGGCTTGGCCTAGGCTTGGGTGGAGGTGCTGGTGCTGGTTTTGGCTATGGCTTGGGTGGTGGTGCAGGTGCTGGTGCTGGTTTTGGCTATGGTTCGGGTGGTGGTGCTGGAGCAGGATTTGGCTTTGGAGCCGGCGGAGCTGGAGGAGCGCTAGTCGCTAGTCCGGCCTTCGCCATGGGCCGCACCATCGCCGCAGGAGGGCTGAGTGCAGGCTCTGCTTTGGCAGCTGGCCCTGCTCTGGGTGTCTCCGTGGCTCCCATCCTGTCCCGAGAGGCCGAGAAGAGCACGCTGTCCAATCTGAACGACCGCTTCTCCACCTACATGGCCAAAGTGCGAGCACTGCAGCAGGAGAACGCTGCTCTGGAGGCCAAGTTGTCCCAGCTGACCGGAGGTGCCGACATGTCTCCCGAGGCATCCAGCACCACCACGGTGGAGTACGAGGCCCAGCTGAGCGAGTACCGCAGCACCCTGCAGACCCTCACCCTCGACACCATCAAACTGGAGATCGAGCTTGACAACGTCCGTGGTGCTGCTCACGAGGTCAAGGCCAA GCTTGACTTTGAGCAAGGGGTCAAGTTTCAGCTGGAGTCGGACATTGCTTCTATGAAAAAG GATATTGAAGCAGCATCTGACCTAAGAATCGATCTGGACGCAAAATACGCCAGCCTGAAGAGTGAACTGGACTTTGTCACCAAAACGCAGGAAGAG GAGCTGTCCAGTCTGCAGTCCAAACTAGGCACGAGCACTATGGACACGTCCGTCTCCATGATTGAAGTCGACACTGGGAAGTCGTTCGACATCTCTGCAGCTCTCAACAAGATGCGTATGGAGTACGAGAAGTCTGTGCAGCAGAATCGAGAGGAGGCTGAGGCGTACTACAAGATCAAG ATGGATGAAATCCAGACGGCTAACGCTAAGAGCACAGAGGCCGTGTCAGTTGTCAAAACTGAGGTCACCTCTGCCAGGAAAGAGCTGCAGGCGCTGGGCATAGAGCTCCAGGGGCTTATCACGCAA AATGTGACCCTGGAGCAAAGCCTGGCTGAGGCCAGTGCCCAGTCCAGCGTGGGGGTGGCTGAGTACCAGGCCCAGATAGCTAGCCTAACGTCAGCCATCGAGGCGGCTAAAGTGGACCTTCAGAAACAGATGCTGGCCTACCAGGAGCTGCTGGATGTCAAACTGGCCCTCGACGTGGAAATCTCCACCTACAGGAAACTGCTGGAGGGAGATGACTTCAa GATGCCAGACTACACCGAAACATCCTACACTTTCTCAG GGGGAAACCCACCCCAAACCAGCACCCCCCAGGACTCCCCCCACGGCCAGGTGGAAATACACACTAAATACGTCCACACAGGCAAGTCCACCTCAATCACTCAGCCAGACACAGAATCAGGACTGTAA